The genomic DNA GGGAACCATGAACAACAGAATAATACCGGTTTCGCTGGCTATCAGCGACAAGGAGCAGCGTCTGCGGATCGAGCAGTTGATCTCGGCCAACTCCATGGTCCGTCTCGTGGAAGACGAGGCCGACGAGATGGGCGTGCTCATTTACGAACCGGGCGATAACGTTGCCGAGGACATGCCCCACATCATCCAGGCCCTGGAATCGGGGCAGGCTGAGGATGTCTATCTGGCGGGCAATGTGGCCGACCCCGAAATCCTCATCCGGGCCATGCGCAGCGGCGTCCGTGAATATCTTAAGTTCCCTGTTGACGAAAACGACTTCCGTGCCGCCATCGTGCGCACTGCCATGCGTTCCAGCCTGGGGTGCGACGAGGGCGAGAAGGGCAAGATTTTCACCCTGCTCGGCAGCAAGGCCGGACTTGGTTCCACCACGTTGGCCGTCAGTCTGGCCTGCGCCCTGAACGCTCGCGAACCGGGCCGCACCGTGCTGTTCGACCTGCGCCATCCCGTGGGCGAAGTGCCTTATTTCCTGGATCTCAAGTACGAATACACCTGGGGCGATCTGGTGCACGACATTTCCCGTCTTGACGCCACCTACCTGCGCAGCGTCATGGCCGAGCACGAGTCCGGCCTGCATGTCCTGCCCGCACCCGGCAATGCGGAACGACCGAGCAATCACAATCTGTTCCTCATTCTGGAGCAGCTCAGAAGCAGCTACGACTATGTGGTGGTGGACACCGCCCACACCGGTGATGACGACCTGCCCAAGGAAATCGAACTGGCCAACTCCATCCTGATTGCCATGCAGTTGTCACTGCCGTGTCTGGCCCGGACCTCCCGCCTGATGGACGCCATTCGCAGCCAGGACCCGGACGCGGACAGGCGTATGCAGCTCGTGGCCACCCGTGTGTCCAGGAATTCCAGCATAGGTGTGTCCGAGGCGGCTGAAGTTCTGGGACGGCAGATTGCCTGGGTGATCCCTGAGGACGGCGATTCCGTGCTTTCCTCCATCAACCAGGGGACGCCCCTGGCATTGGCCTATCCCAAGTCTCCGGTTTCCAGGGTCATTGAAGGCATAGCCAAGTCCCTGGCTCCCCGGCCCGTCAAGACCCGTAAGGGTTTCTCGTTCGGTTCCCTGTTCCGCAAGAAGAGCAGGGGGGCGGACGCCAGCGACACCTTTGCAGGAGCCACCTTATGAACCTCGCAGAACGACTGAACAGAAATGCCGCCAAGCGCGGCCCGGTTGTCTCAGGCAAGGCGGAAGCGCAGACCCGAACCTCCAAGGTTGAGGCTGCCGACCATTATTTCGACATCAAGACCCGTATTCATGACCGGCTCATCGACATGATCGACCTTTCGCTCCTGGATTCCCTGAGCGAGACCGAGATGCGTTCTGAAATCGCCAAGGTGACCGAAGGCCTGCTCTGGGACGAGTTCCAGAACGCGCCTTTGAACCTGGCCGAGCGCAAGCGGATGCTGGCCGAAATCCAGGACGAGGTCATCGGCCTCGGCCCTCTGGAGCCCTTTGTCCAGGACCCCACGGTCAACGATATCCTGGTCAACGGCTACAGGCATATCTATGTGGAGCGTTCCGGCAAGCTGGAACGGGCCCAGGCCCGGTTCAAGGATGATGACCACCTGCGCAAGATCATCGACCGCATCGTCAACATGGTCGGACGCCGCATCGACGAATCGCAGCCCCTCTGCGATGCCCGCCTGCTGGACGGCTCCCGCGTCAACGCGGTCATCCCGCCGCTGGCCATAGACGGCCCGTCGCTCTCCATTCGTAAGTTTTCCAAGGACCCCCTGGAAGTGGCCGACCTGATCGGCTTCAATTCCCTGAATCCGCAGATGGCCGAACTCATGCACGGCATCGTCAAGACGCAGCTCAATGTGCTCATTTCAGGCGGTACGGGTTCCGGCAAGACCACGCTGCTGAACTGCCTGTCGCGCAGTGTGCCCGAGGAAGAGCGCATCGTCACCATCGAGGACGCGGCGGAACTCCAGCTCAAGCAGGAACATGTTGTCCGTTTGGAGACCCGCCCGGCCAATATCGAGGGCAAGGGCGAGATCACCATGCGTGACCTGGTCAAGAATTGCCTGCGCATGCGCCCTGACCGCATCATCGTGGGCGAGGTCCGTTCTTCCGAGGCACTGGACATGCTCCAGGCCATGAACACCGGTCATGACGGCTCCCTGACCACCATCCACGCCAACACCCCGCGCGATGCACTGATGCGGCTTGAGACCATGATCTCCATGGCCGGTCTGAATCTGAATCCCCTGTCCATGAAGCGGTACATTTCTTCGGCTATCGACGTCATCATCCAGGCCACCCGCATGGTGGACGGTACCAGGAAGGTCATTTCCATTCAGGAAGTGACCGGCATGGAAGGGGAGATGATCACCATGCAGGAAATCTTCGCCTACGAGCAGACTGGCGTGAGTTCAGCGGGCAAGGTCGAAGGGTATTTCACCGCCCGCGGCATACGGCCCAAGTTCGCCGAACGTCTGGAGCGCATGGGCTGTCCGTTCACATCGGGCATGTTCGATCTCTCGCCCCAGGCCCTGGCCGGGATGAAGGGGTAAGGCATGTCACTGACCATCATCATTTCCGTTGTGGCCGTGTTCATCGTCTTCATGCTCATCATGGGCATAGGTTCCCTCATGCAGTCGGGATCGGACAAGGCCGAGCGCCGCGTCAAGAGCCGTCTCAAGGCCCTGGCCATGTCGGATGTCGATCCAGACATCGTGGACCTGGTTCTGCGCGAGACTTCCATGAGCGAGGTGCCCCTGTTCAACCGCCTGCTCGAAAGCATGCGCTGGTCAGCCAGGTTCAGCAGACTCATGTATCAGGCCGATGCCAAGGGTTCGGCAGGCGCATATCTGCTTGCTTGCGCCCTGCTGGCCGTGATCGGTTTCTATGTCGGGACCTTTTCCGGCAGGGTATGGGTCAGTCTGGCCGCAACCATTCTGCTCGGGTACATCCCTCTCTGGCGACTTCAGTCCATGAAGCGCAAGCGTATGGATCAGTTTCAAAAGCAGCTTCCGGAAGCGCTGGACCTCATGGCCCGCGCCCTCAAGGCGGGACACACCTTCGGCGGCGGTATGCGCATGGTGGCCAATGAGTTCGATGCTCCCATAGGTCCCGAATTCGGAAAGACTCTGGACGAGATAAACTACGGCATGAACGTGGACCGGGCCCTTGCCAATCTCCAGAAGCGGGTGGATTGCCCGGACCTGAAGTTCTTTGTCGTGTCGGTGAACATCCAGCGCGAAACCGGCGGCAACCTGGCCGAGATCATCGCCAAGATCGCCAGTCTGGTGCGCGAACGGTTCGCCCTGTTCGGCAAGATCAAGATCCTGTCGGCCGAAGGGCGTATTTCCGCCTACATTCTGGTGGCGCTTCCCTTTGTTCTTGGCGGCATTCTTTATGCGGTTAATCCCGATTACGTCAGTCTTTTGTGGACCCGCGAACTGGGTCAAAACATGACTTGGGGCGCTGTAATATCCATGGTCTTCGGCTCGATCATCATCAGCCGGATCATCAAGATAAAGGTCTAGGAGGGTGGCATGAATGAACAAATGATCCCCCTGTTCGCGGCGAGTATCGGTTTCGTTTCCGTTCTCCTGGCCGGGTACGGCCTCATAGGCTACCTGAGCGGCGCAAATGAATCGGCCAGGCTCAAGGAGCGTGTGTCCGGCACCACGGTCAAGCGGTCTGCCGCTCTGGTTGCGCCGCTTTCCGTTGTGCTCGGCAACGTTGTTGACTTCTTCGGCCGTCTCGGCACCAAGATAGGTCCCTCCGAGACCGCTGAAATCGACAAGAGCCGTATGCGCCTGGTTCAGGCCGGTCTGCGCAAGCCCGATTCCTACAAGGTCTTTCAGGGCCTCAAGGGATGCCTGGCCGTGGTTTTTGCAGGCATATTCCTGGCTGCCCGTTACCTGATAATTACTGACACGAGCCTGGCCGTAACCGCATTTGGTGCCGTGCTTCTGGCTGCCTTGGGTGTCTACGGACCGGAATATTGGCTGTCAAAGAAGATCGCCAGGCGAAAGGCGGAGCTCAGCGACGAGCTGCCCGACGCCCTCGATCTGCTGGTGGTCTGTGTGGAGTCCGGCATGGGGCTGGACCAGGCCGTGGATCGGGTCTGCCACGAAATGCGGACCTCCGGCCCGATCATCAGTTCGGAGTTCAAGCTGCTGACACTGGAACTTCGTGCGGGAAAATCCCGCGTGGAGGCCCTTCGGTCCCTGGCGCTCAGGGCGGGGTTGGACGATTTGAACAGCCTGACCTCGCTGCTCATCCAGGCCGATTCTTTCGGCATAAGCGTTGGTAGAACTCTTCGTGTCTATTCCGATGCAATGCGCCTCCAGCGCTCTCAGCGCGCAGAGGAGAAGGCGGCCAAGATGCCTGTGTTGCTGCTTCTTCCCCTTATTCTGTTTATCCTGCCGACCCTCTTCGTGACTATCCTTGGACCAGCAGTGATCATGTGTATGGACATGTTCATTGTGATGAACAAGTAGGCCCGAAGAGCCAAGGAGATTTATCATGCACAAGACTATTTTCATCACCATGACCCTTCTTGCCGGGTTCGTTCTTTCCGGCTGCATGGGCAAGTCCCATGACGACAAGACATTTGACCAACTCGCCTACGGCGAAGACTCTTCCATCAACCTTTCCAGTGAGCAGCATGAGCAGGTGGGCGACGGGTACGTTCGGCGTTCCCAGCCGGAAATGGCCCTCGTGCATTTCAACAAGGCCATCGAACTAGACGGGGACAACCTGGATGTGCGCGTCAAGCGGGGCAACCTGCTGACGGATCAGGGGCTGGAAGAGCAGGCTTTGGCCGAGTTCAACAACGTCCTGGAAAAGGACCCTGATCACGCCATTGCCAACGAGGCCGCCGGAGGCGTCTATTTCAGGGCCGGCCTGTACACCGAAGCCGAGGCCCATCTGGTCAAGGCCGTGGCCTTGAACCCGATGCTCTGGAAGGCCAACAACTATCTGGGCATCCTCTATGACCGCGAGTCCGAACACGGTCGGGCCATCGAGCATTTCAACAGTGCGTTGGAACTGCACCAGGGCAATGATGTCGACGATATCTACAACAATCTTGGCGTGGTGCATATTGCCCGCGAGGAATATGGCAAGGCTGTGGAGGCGTTCCGCCTGGCCCTGCAATCCGGCGGCGTGTCCGCCCGTACTTACAACAATCTGGGGCTGGCCCTGACCCGTATGGGTCGGTTCGACGAGGCCCTCGAATCCTTCAAGTATGCCGGTGGCGAAGCCAAGGCCAACAACAATCTCGGATACGTTCTGCTGACGGACAATATGCCCGCCAAGGCCGTGCCGTATTTCGAGAAGGCCATTGAATTATCCACCAGCTATTACGTGAAGGCCGCCGACAATCTGAAGCGCGCGCGTCTGGCCGCCCGCTTCCAGGATAACGGCACCCAAATCAGCGGTTCCACCCCGAACCCTCTGCTTCGTCAGTCTTTCCCCGACGCGAAGCAGAACCCCGGCGAGCCTGCGGCATCTCCCGCGTCCGCAGGCTCGCCACCCCGTACCTCCGATATCCAGAAGGTATCGTTTGAGCAGCCGGGTTCCGGGGCAGACACTATACTTGAAAAGTCCTTTGGCCTGCACGTCAGTTCCTGGCGCGACCACGAAAGCGCC from Pseudodesulfovibrio sp. S3 includes the following:
- a CDS encoding histidine kinase, yielding MNNRIIPVSLAISDKEQRLRIEQLISANSMVRLVEDEADEMGVLIYEPGDNVAEDMPHIIQALESGQAEDVYLAGNVADPEILIRAMRSGVREYLKFPVDENDFRAAIVRTAMRSSLGCDEGEKGKIFTLLGSKAGLGSTTLAVSLACALNAREPGRTVLFDLRHPVGEVPYFLDLKYEYTWGDLVHDISRLDATYLRSVMAEHESGLHVLPAPGNAERPSNHNLFLILEQLRSSYDYVVVDTAHTGDDDLPKEIELANSILIAMQLSLPCLARTSRLMDAIRSQDPDADRRMQLVATRVSRNSSIGVSEAAEVLGRQIAWVIPEDGDSVLSSINQGTPLALAYPKSPVSRVIEGIAKSLAPRPVKTRKGFSFGSLFRKKSRGADASDTFAGATL
- a CDS encoding CpaF family protein: MNLAERLNRNAAKRGPVVSGKAEAQTRTSKVEAADHYFDIKTRIHDRLIDMIDLSLLDSLSETEMRSEIAKVTEGLLWDEFQNAPLNLAERKRMLAEIQDEVIGLGPLEPFVQDPTVNDILVNGYRHIYVERSGKLERAQARFKDDDHLRKIIDRIVNMVGRRIDESQPLCDARLLDGSRVNAVIPPLAIDGPSLSIRKFSKDPLEVADLIGFNSLNPQMAELMHGIVKTQLNVLISGGTGSGKTTLLNCLSRSVPEEERIVTIEDAAELQLKQEHVVRLETRPANIEGKGEITMRDLVKNCLRMRPDRIIVGEVRSSEALDMLQAMNTGHDGSLTTIHANTPRDALMRLETMISMAGLNLNPLSMKRYISSAIDVIIQATRMVDGTRKVISIQEVTGMEGEMITMQEIFAYEQTGVSSAGKVEGYFTARGIRPKFAERLERMGCPFTSGMFDLSPQALAGMKG
- a CDS encoding type II secretion system F family protein; translation: MSLTIIISVVAVFIVFMLIMGIGSLMQSGSDKAERRVKSRLKALAMSDVDPDIVDLVLRETSMSEVPLFNRLLESMRWSARFSRLMYQADAKGSAGAYLLACALLAVIGFYVGTFSGRVWVSLAATILLGYIPLWRLQSMKRKRMDQFQKQLPEALDLMARALKAGHTFGGGMRMVANEFDAPIGPEFGKTLDEINYGMNVDRALANLQKRVDCPDLKFFVVSVNIQRETGGNLAEIIAKIASLVRERFALFGKIKILSAEGRISAYILVALPFVLGGILYAVNPDYVSLLWTRELGQNMTWGAVISMVFGSIIISRIIKIKV
- a CDS encoding type II secretion system F family protein, with product MNEQMIPLFAASIGFVSVLLAGYGLIGYLSGANESARLKERVSGTTVKRSAALVAPLSVVLGNVVDFFGRLGTKIGPSETAEIDKSRMRLVQAGLRKPDSYKVFQGLKGCLAVVFAGIFLAARYLIITDTSLAVTAFGAVLLAALGVYGPEYWLSKKIARRKAELSDELPDALDLLVVCVESGMGLDQAVDRVCHEMRTSGPIISSEFKLLTLELRAGKSRVEALRSLALRAGLDDLNSLTSLLIQADSFGISVGRTLRVYSDAMRLQRSQRAEEKAAKMPVLLLLPLILFILPTLFVTILGPAVIMCMDMFIVMNK
- a CDS encoding tetratricopeptide repeat protein: MHKTIFITMTLLAGFVLSGCMGKSHDDKTFDQLAYGEDSSINLSSEQHEQVGDGYVRRSQPEMALVHFNKAIELDGDNLDVRVKRGNLLTDQGLEEQALAEFNNVLEKDPDHAIANEAAGGVYFRAGLYTEAEAHLVKAVALNPMLWKANNYLGILYDRESEHGRAIEHFNSALELHQGNDVDDIYNNLGVVHIAREEYGKAVEAFRLALQSGGVSARTYNNLGLALTRMGRFDEALESFKYAGGEAKANNNLGYVLLTDNMPAKAVPYFEKAIELSTSYYVKAADNLKRARLAARFQDNGTQISGSTPNPLLRQSFPDAKQNPGEPAASPASAGSPPRTSDIQKVSFEQPGSGADTILEKSFGLHVSSWRDHESAFNHCADLRKQGFDIWINQVNLGDKGIWYRVLVGNFVSIDEAKAERPDVLAVLNLERAPVFERVVPKVEGFHL